ATCCTTTAACCCGCTGACAGGCCTTCCTGGGAATATTCTCATTGAAGAAGAAATTAAACAGAGGCTGGCAGACGGGTCGGTTTTTGCAGTACTCTATCTTGATTTGGATAATTTCAAGGCATATAATGATGTTTACGGTTTTCTTAAAGGTGATGAAGTTATTAAGTTTGTAGCACATCTTCTAAACAAAAATGTCAAGGAACATGGCAATTTGGGAGATTTTGTGGGCCACATCGGTGGTGATGACTTTATTTCAATAACTTCAATAGATAGAGTTGATATAATCTGCAAATCAATTATCAGTCAGTTTGACAGTACAATATCACTGTTCTATTCTTCAGAGGACCGAAGAAGAGGTTACATTATCACCAGAGACAGGACAAATCAGGAAACAGAGTTTCCTTTAATGACCATTTCCATAGCAATCGTATCTAATGAAAACAGGTTTATTGACAGTCATTGGCAGGTGGCAGAAATTGCTGCAGAGATGAAAAAATACGCAAAATCCAAACTCGGCAGTGTGTATGTTAAGGATAGAAGAAACAGATAATAACCTCAGGGGTGGAATGACTTGTTAAATGCAGCCTTTTGGATAGCTTTACTGGTTATGGTCTTAGGTACTGCAGGCACCTTGCTGCCGGTAGTCCCAGGTACTCCTTTAATATTTCTTTCTGCGCTTGGTTACGCGTATTACGAGGGTTTTAATCAAATAACTCCTCTGATTCTGGGTATTCTTTTTAGTTTAATGGTTATAACCCTTTTAATTGATTATTTCGCCGGAGTTCTGGGGGCCAAAAAGTATGGTGCAACAAAATATGGTACTTGGGGCTCGTTTATCGGTGGGATTTTGGGGGTTATTATTTTTAGTATTCCTGGTCTTTTGCTTGGTCCGTTTGTGGGGGCTGTAACTGGAGAGCTGCTGGGCGGTCGTCAGGCGGAGGAAGCTGTAAAAGTGGGCCTTGGCAGTTTTGTTGGCCTGGCAGGTGGAGCATTATTCAAAGTAATATTTGCAGTTGCAATGATTATGATTTTTATTTCCGGTGTTTTTTAATCTTCTCCGGTAACTTTCAACACAGACCATTAAACCTTTAAATAGGTTTATTAACGGAAAACTGCATGAACTGTCAGGAGTTTTATTTTATAATTAATTATAAGAAGATTTGAACTTAAATGTATATTTTGACACTTTTATCACTAACTGGTGCAAGAGTCCGTTAGGGGGGAGAACTATGAACACTGGTAACCCACTGGTGCTTCTGCTAATATGCAACAACTGTAAAGGCATGTCGGAAAGACTGCTGCCCGAAATGCAGTTGCGTTTTTCTGAAAACGTCAGGTTGATGGCTGTTTCCTGCCCATCCGAATTAGATCCTTTTGTTTTCATTAAATTGCTTCGGAAAAGCTGTGACGGATTAGTTGTAGCCTGTCCGAAGGATGCCTGCTGCTGTCCTGGAAATAAAGCCATAATGAAGCGGCGTCAAATTCTAAAAGATATTCTTCCCATATTTGGTTTACACAAAGAACAACTAAAGATTGCCAGTGTTTCACCATACGGTGGGGAACAACTTATTCAAATAGTTGAACATATGATTGAATTTCTGAAAACAGAGTACCAAAACGGTGCTGAATGCAATTTCGTGGGAACTGAAGGAGCACATCCCAGTATATTACGATGGGTTAACTAGTTTTCCGGTCGAATCTGGCATACTTTAATTTAACAGTGACATAATTAAACAGTGACATCATTTTGATAACACCAAACCCAGGCTTGGGAAAAGCCTGGGTTTATTAATTATACTAAGCAAAATTATATTCAACTTGAAAACATTTCAATTAAATCATTGAATGCGTCTGAACACCCCGGTTACCTTACCCAGTATTTTGACATCTGTTGCATAAATGGGATCCATATACGGATTTTCAGGCTGTAACCTGATATAGTCTTTTTCTTTATAGAATGTTTTTACAGTTGCTTCATCTTCTAAAAGAGCAACAACTATTTCACCGTTTCGGGCAACAGATTGCTGCCTGACCACAACGTAATCCCCGTCAAGAATCCCGGCATTTATCATGCTTTCCCCGCGCACAGATAAGATAAATACATTATCATTGTTAACAAATTCTATAGGAAGCGGGAAGGTATCTTCGATGTTTTCAACTGCCAAAATGGGTTCCCCTGCAGTTACCCTGCCGACAATGGGAACATTTACAATCTCTTTGCGGACAAAGTTACCCTCTCCCTCAATAACTTCTATAGCCCTTGGCTTTGTGGGATCACGCCTGATATAACCTTTTTTCTCAAGTTGGGCTAAATGACCATGGACTGTTGAACTGGAGCTGAGCCCAACAGCTACGCCAATTTCCCTTACCGAAGGGGGATACCCTCTCTTTTGCAGTTCTTTTTTTATAAAATTAAGAATTGATATCTGGCGTTCACTTATATCTGAATACACTAGAGTCACCCCTTAATCTGTTATTTGCCGATTGCTGACCACCGGTAAGGCTCAATTTAATTATAACATTATTTACATATTTGCGCAAACGTCTGTTCGTTTTTTTTAGAAGTTTTCCTATGTTTTATGCGAAAAACGATTGACACAGAACACCTGTTCGTGCTATATTGTTATCAAACAAGTGTTCGGGAGGTTGTGCTGATGAATACCTTTAATACAAAGAACAGAGTCTGCAAAGATAAAAGGAGGAAAATTAAGTTCAATCCCTTTAAGTTTACCAAGATGCTTTGTCTTACGTTAGTGCTGTTGGCTGCGATGTCTTTGTTCTTTAGGTCTACTGCCAGCGGCTATACCGGCGCAGAATATCGGGAGGTCGTAGTGCACAATGGAGACACTTTATGGGAAATATCAAAACAATATTGTGTGAACGAAAACATCCAAAAGGTAGTCTATGAAATTAAAAGAATTAATAATATGAAACATTCAGACATTTATCCCGGGCAAAAAATAAAAATTCCATTAAACTTTTAGAATTTTTTACCTCTGGCCGAAGGATAATTTCATGATTTGTCAAATAATATACAATATTACGAAAATAATCCTAAGGGGCTGGGGGAAGTGAATAAAATAAAGCTGGTCATTGTTGGTGCAGACAGTGAAGGAACCTCTCTTTATTATTGCTTTCGCGATAATCCCAAGGTTGAGATTACCGGCATTGTGGACTTAGAGCTTGATTCCAATGTATTTTCAAGAGAAATAGAAAATGAAGTTGCCATTTTAAAATCTATTGAACAATTATCTGATTACCAGGAAATAAATCTAATCGTCAACACTGTGCGAAATCCTTCAATATCTGAAAAGATCAATGAAATTAAAAATAGCAATACACTAGTGATAGAGTCATCAAGTCTTGAACTTTTGGTTAATCTTGCTGACTGCAAAGAAAAGGCTGAGGCAGAATTATTTTCACTGCTCAACTCCGCACAAGATGCCATTATAATTGTAGACCGCCATGGCTTCGTTAAATTTATAAACAAAACGTTCGAAAAATACTTAGGATTACGTGCTAAAGAATTTCTAAATCATAATATCTTTGAAAAATACCCGGGAAGTCCGTTTGACCACTGTGCTAAGTGCGGGCAGCAGATTGTGGGCCAAAGATATTCATTTGGTGATGACACTAAGGAATTCAGTTATACCGTTACTCCTATAAATGTCAGAGAATCTCTGACTGGTGTTATTGGAGTGTTCCGGCTGAGTCCGGATATTTTCCGTCTAATGGAGGAACTACAGCGCTCAACCTCAATCATAGAGGGTCTCTATGACAGACTGGGACAAATTAACGGTCTAGATGAACTAAATATATCAGATGTAATGGCAATCGATAAAATGGAGAGAATAATGTTGAGACATGCCCTAACCAGATTTGGATATTCTGTTGAAGGAAAGAAAAAGGCTGCCAAGGCGCTCAATATATCCTTGGCAACTCTCTATAATAAATTAAAGAAATATCAGATCAGTTAAGCTAGGGTTAGCCATCGCAAATATTATTGGCTTATGTGTGCCATCAAGTTAATAAATTCACTATACATTATCTTTGTTTGTTAAAAGAGACATCTCTTTCTGCGCCGGATTAAGCCAATCAGCGATGCCGGTGCATATATTATTGCTACAGGGAGAACGGATTACCCGAACCAAATTATTAATTTACTTGCTTTCCCCGGTATACAAAAGTAGCTCCTGCAGTAGCAAGAGAAGTGGCCAGAACTGCCATTGAAGAGGGGATAGCGTTTATTAATACGGCTCCCGACTATTAATGGGAGTAATCATCCTTTGAATTGCTATATTCTTCACAAGATAACCATTTAACTTACCAGTTAACCGTTAAATAACGAGTTTTTCCTATTGGGCAAAATAATAATGCCTGGTTTGGCGTACTATATTAAAATGTTGTTAGAAAAACTTTATATTATCACGAGCCGAAAGTGGGTCGAGACTTATGCAACATTTGTCAGAATCCAACGTCCTACCGAATCCAGACTCATTCGCACTAACTGGTCATGAACTGAAAGCAGTCCAAGCGGCGCGTATGTCAACGTTTTTGTTGGCGTTGCTAACCACGATAGCAACATTAATTTTACATTAGATTATTTTCATTAGATCAAAGGAATGGTAATAAGTTTGCAGTCTTATGCAATCTTATTAAGCTTGCTCTCCCCCCTGTTTTATGTTATGTAAACTAGCATTTTATGGGTAGTTCCTTTGACTCAGTGAGCAAAAGGATGTGGGGAACATGAAAAAATGTATGCTTGAAGAAAATAAAATCTGTGATAACTGCCTGGAATGCCATACGTGTGATTTAGATCCAAATAAGATTTGTGACAATTGTGCAAAATGTATTGATTTCGGAGCAATATTACGTGAAATTGATGATGTGATAATTGCTGAGGATCTCAAAAGAAAATTAAGAATAATTGATACAAAAGTTTTCAAGCAAAGATGAAGGTTCTGTTTGTAACCTTCATTTTTTGTATTTTACTAACAACACAGGTAAAATTATTGGCCCGGAAATATACCAGGGGATACAAAGATACCAGGGCATCTTTTTAAGCGGCTTACAGGGCAATCTGAGGCTTCGTTTTCCGGAGGATAAGAGTGGTATTTTTGTACTGGAGAACAATGATGTAAGAACACCGAAAAATAGCGTATTTATTAACTTCCTATAATAATAATTATGTAAACTAGCGAAAGATAATGTTATTGGAGTGTCATTTTATTACTTTTGTCAATTTCTATTAATATTTTTTCGGGATTGCCTGCATCTAAAGTGCATCTTCCATCAAAGTAGGTTTTCTTGTCTTCATCGTAAAAACCCCTGATTATTTCCGTCTTTTTTTCGGGTGACAATAGCTGCCTGGCATGTGCATCGGAGAGTACAATGTTGTTAATCTTAAATGCTATTTTAAAGTCACAATTTCCGCTCCTAATATTCAGGCATCCCCAGGCATTGTTTCCTCTAATCACCTGTCCCCCGCATTTAGGGCAGATACCCACGACTGGCCTTTTCATGGTTTTCTGATTGGTATTTTGATTGGTATTTTGCATTTTTACATTTGAAACAAGTGCAGCAGTGAATTTTTTAATATCATTCATAAATTCCTGTCTGGTATCCAGTCCCTTTTCGATATCAGCCAGCCTTTTTTCCCAATTGGCAGTTAATTCAGGTTGTGTTAATTCCGCTTCCGGGATGAGTTTTATTAGTCTTATTCCTTTTTCTGATGGGATTAATATTTTTCCCTTGCGCACTATATACTCTCTGCTAATCAGGGTTTCGATTATTGAAGCTCTGGTTGCGGGAGTGCCCAGGGAGATACTCTTCATTTTTGTCCGCAGTTCTTCATCTTCAATCAGCTTGCCGGCAGTTTCCATTGCTCCCAACAGACTGGCCTCAGTAAACTGGGATGGTTTTTTTGTTTTCTTGGAGAGCACCACTGCCTTGGCAACATTAAAGCAATCTCCCTTTTTCACCGCCGGGAGGGTCTGGGCTTCTTCGTCTTCTTTATCTGTATCCTCATCCTTCACCTTCGGCTCAGCCGTATATATGGCTGTCCAGCCGGGCTTAATGATTACCTTGCCGGTTGTTTTAAACTTATATTTTTCAACCTTGGTAATGATTGTTGTATTTTCAGCTTTGCACGGGCTATAAAAAACGGCTGTAAACCGCTTGGCAATTAACATATATACATTGCGCTGATCTGTATTTAAACGCTTTAGATCGGGTTTTACTTCAGTCGGAATGATGGCATGGTGGTCTGTGAGTTTTGCATCATCCACAAATTTCTTATTAACCGGCAGCTTTGGCAAGGCCAGTAACGGCGCAATGAATTTAGCCAATTCCTGAATAGACTGCAGATTTTTCAGGATAACCGGAAATGTTGGGATCTGGGCCGCAGCAAGGTGGTTTGAGTCTGTTCTGGGGTATGTAATAAACTTGAATTCTTCATAAAGCTTTTGTACTATTTCCAGAGTTTTGGCTGCAGATAGTGCGTACTTTTTGTTGCATTCCCGCTGTAAGTCGGTTAGATTATACAGTTTTGGCGGCGCTTCTTCAGTTTTTTTGTTGACTACAGAACCAATTATGCCAACTTTACCGGTTACATTATCTGATACTTCTTTTGCTGCTGACTCAGTGTCAATTTTCGTATTATTATCATTAATATATTTACCCGTGTAGTGTCCGTCAGGGTTTTCAAAAACAGCGTGTACTTCCCAGTAGGGTGTCGGTATGAAATTACGGATTTGTTCTTCCCTGTTAACTATCATCGCCAGCGTAGGAGTCTGTACCCGGCCGACACTAAGGGTAACACCATGTTTCACTGACATTGCCCTGGTACCGTTCATGCCGACTAACCAATCAGCTTCAGCTCTGCAGTAGGCAGCCTGGGCTAAATTATCCTTGGCCGTCCCATCCAGCAAGGTATCAAAACCCTTTTGAATGTCAGGGCCGGCCATCGAACTAATCCACAGTCTTTTCACAGGCAGAGTGCAGCCTGTCATCTGATAGATGTACCGGAAGATTAACTCCCCTTCCCTTCCGGCATCAGTACCACAGATGACAAATTCATAGCTGTTTTTTTTGATGAGGTTGTTTATTACGGTGAACTGACTGGCTGTTTTGGGTGATATGTTGAGTTTGAAAGTATCAGGTATTACCGGCAGATTAGTTAATTTCCACCTGCCGGCGCCCACATATTCGTCCGGTGTCGCTAATTCCACTAAATGTCCGACAGCCCAGGTTATATGATAGTCTTTATTCTCCAGATAGCCGCTCTTAGACACAAACCTCCCCAGTACGCTGGCAATATCTTTGGCAACACTGGGTTTTTCAGTTATTACAAGTTTAGTCAATAGGACCTGTCCCTTCATAAACCCTGCTTCAGTTTGCCATTGTCAGCAGGTTATCCTCTGAATACATGTCATCTCTCAATCTGGCGATAGCTTCGTCTTCCATATACTCGTCATATGTCATTTGCTTATCAATTAGCCCTTTAGGGGTAATCTCAATAATCCTGTTAGCAATTGTTTGCACAAATTGGTGATCATGTGACACAAATAAGACAGTACCCTTAAAATTAATAAGGCCGTTATTTAAGGCCGTGATAGATTCCAAATCCAGGTGGTTGGTAGGTTCATCCAATAATAATACATTAGCTCCGCTCAGCATCATCCGGGACAGCATACAGCGGACTTTTTCGCCGCCTGAAATAACACTGGCTTTTTTGAGAGCCTCCTCACCGGAAAAAAACATTCGACCTAAAAATCCCCGAATAAAAGATTCATCCTGATCAGAGGAATACTGGCGCAGCCAATCAACAAGGTTCAGATCAACATCAAAATGGCTGTTATTATCCTTAGGGAAATAAGCCTGGGAAGTTGTCACGCCCCACTTATACTCCCCGCTGTCAGCCTCAATTTCGCCGATCAAGACTTGAAGGAGGGTAGTTTTAGCCAGTTCATTGGGACCCACCAGGGCTATTTTATCACCGGGGTATACGGTGAAAGTAAGGTTGTCCAGAACCTTTTCACCATCAACAGATTTATTCAGCTCTTCCACAGACAGCAGGTTATTCCCTGCTTCCCGCTCAGGTTTGAAATCAATAAAAGGGTATTTTCTTGACGAAGGTTTGATATCTTCCAAAGTGAGTTTTTCCAATTGTTTTTTTCTGGCCGTAGCTTGTTTGGCTTTTGAAGCATTAGAGCTGAATCTCTGGATAAATTTCTTTAGCTCCTGGGTTTTTTCCTCTGTTTTCTTGTTAGCCTCTTTCAACAGCTTAACCGCTAACTGACTTGATTCATACCAGAAATCGTAGTTACCTACATACAGTTGGACCTTACCGTAATCAATATCAGCGATGTGGGTACATACTTTATTTAAAAAGTGCCTGTCATGTGAAATAACGATGACGGTGTTTTTGTAATTATATATAAAATGATCCAGCCAGGTAATGGACTGGGGATCGAGATGGTTTGTGGGCTCGTCCAGCAAAAGAATGTCGGGATTGCCGAACAATGCCTGGGCCAAGAGAACCCTGACCTTTATCATGCCTTCTATATTCTTCATTTTCTTACCATGGAGTTCCACAGGTACACCTAAGCCGGTTAACAATGCAGCCGCCTCCGACTCAGCCTCCCAGCCATTAAGTTCTGCAAATTCAGCCTCCAGTTCGGCAGCCTCCATGCCATCGGCATCAGAAAAATCAGTCTTGGCATAAATAGCATCCTTGGCATCCATAATTTCATACAGCCTGCGGTGTCCCATAATTACCGTTTTTAAAACCTCAAATTCATCAAACTCAAAGTGATCCTGCTTAAGAATCGCTAATCTCTCTCCGGGAGTAATAATTACTTCCCCTTTGGTAGGCTCGATTTCCCCTGCCAGTATCTGCAGAAAGGTTGACTTGCCTGCTCCGTTAGCTCCAATCAAACCATAACAATTCCCGGGAACAAATTTAATATTCACATCCTCAAATAACGTCCTTTTGCCATAAGTCAAACTAACTCCGCTTGTACTGATCAATTTTCTACCGCCTTTATAATTTATAGTTATTCTGAAAAAGTCACTATCTAACTATTATACTAGAAAATCAAAATTAATTAAACTTTTATAATGTATTTGGGGAAGAAAAAAGAGGGGGGTTACCCCTCTTCTACCTGACAACCACTGTAATTTGCTTTACAAGACTATTGTATTTGGCACTTACTACAGTGGTTCCGATTCCGCGGCCTGTAATTTTCCCCGCATTCGCAGTTGCTACCTCCGGATTTGATGAACTCCACGTCGATATCTGAGTGATATCAGCGGATTCTCCGTTGTTGTCAATTCCGTAGAGGTAAGTTTCTGTTGTTGCTCCCACAGGTACGGCAACAAAAGATGGGGAACTGAACTGCAGATCAACTATATTTTCCGAAGGACTGTCATCGTCAAGGATAGTCAGAACCGCAGATTTCCGGGCATCTGTACCTTCTAAGGCGCTTCCGGAACAGCTCAGCAGCTCAATATTTACACTTTCATTAAATTCGGCTCTGGTATCATGAATACTGCTGATGGAGAACGTTTTTGAGGTTTCACCGGGGTTGAAGGTCAATGTTCCTGAAACCGGTGTGTAATCAACGCCGGCCGCTGCTGTTCCTCCGGTAATTGCAGCATAACTTACATCAGCGCTATTGGCTGTATCACCTGTTCTTATTACAGTAACAGTGATGGTATCACCTTCCGCGACCTCATACGAAGCTGAGGAAAATGCGATAAGTGATAATTCGTTGTCCTTGATCATTATTTGGGCTGCCGCCGGAGTTCCCACTGCCGCTATGAGGGGATTTGTCAAGACCAGGGTTATTGTCTCATTTGCTTCAAATAAGCTGTCATCATGGGTTGATATTGTTATGGTTTTGGCAGCTTCCCCAACATTAAAGGTCACCGTTCCGGAGGAAGCGGTATAATCCAAATCTGCCACAGCTGTACCGTCAGAGGTGCTGTAGTCTATGGTGGAAACTACGTCTGTTCCGCCTGTTCTGGTCAGTGTTACAACTACAGAATCACCTTCATCAACACTATATACAGCGGACTCAAACTGCACAAACGGCGCCGGGTCATCATCAGTTATTGTTATTTCAGTTATATTTTGAGTGCCCAAAGCTGCCATCACAGGATTACTTAAGGCAATGTAGAAATTCTCCTCATATTCGTAAAGAGTGTCATTAATAATCTGGATGTCAAAGCTTTTTACAAGTTCACCCGGATTAAATGTAAGTGTTCCCGAAGTCATGGTATAATCCGCGCCTGCTTCTCCGGTACCATCAATTGCTGCATAAGCAACGGTTGACGTTACCGCTGCTGCTGCCCGCTGCACGGTAACAGTAACAACACCTGCGTTTTCAACTGTGCTGTAAGCTGCCGAAACAAACTCAACCAGGGGCGGGGCATCGTTTTCAACTATGATAACATTTGCGTTTATATTAGTTCCGAGCTCTGCATTTGTTGGGCTGCTTAAGGTTAAACTGAAGTTTTCATCAGGTTCAAAGATGCCGTCATCTATTGATGTTAAGGTAATGGCTTGGCTTAATTCACCAGCTGCAAAGGTTATCGTTCCTGAAACCGGACTATAGTCACTTCCGGCGGCGGCTGTGATGTCGGAACTAGTATAGTCAACAGTTGAAACAGTCCCTATGGCTGAGCGAGTAAGCGTGACAGCAACACTTCCCCCTTCACTCATGCTGTAATTAGTGTCCTCAACTTCTATTACAGGCAGTGGTGTTGTATCGATAATTGTTAAAACCGCTGCTGCCGGGGCAGCCAAGTCAGCATTAACCGGAGCAGTTAAACTGATATTAACTGTTTCATCTCCCTCTACTTCCAGGTCTGAATTTGTGATAACTGTAAACGTTTTGGCAGACTCTCCCGGTCCGAAATTCAGAGTTCCGGCAGTCGGGATATAATCCGTTAAACCGGCAGTACCCGCAGAAGCTGCATAATTAACTGCAGAAGCGCCTCTTATTGAACCGGTTCTGGATACAGTAACGGTAACTGTATCTCCTTCATCGACTGTGTATCCTTCTGTGGTGAAGGATATTTCGGGTTTTGAATCATTATCGGAAATATTAATGGCTGCAGAGTTAATGCTGCCCAAAACACAGCCACCCGGACTGCTGAGGGTAACCTTAAACTCTTCCGCACCTTCAAACGAAATATCATCTAATGTTGAAATAATGACGGTTTTCGTGGTTTCTTCGGCATTAAATGAAATAGTTTGGGTTAATGGGGCATAATCTTCTCCGGCAATTGCCGAATTATCGATTGCCGAATTATCTGCGGTACTTAAAATGACTGTAGAAGGATTATTCAATAAAGCGCCTGTCCTTTGTACCGTTATGGTGACCGGATCTCCTTCAGTGACAGCGTAGTTAGCAGTACTGAACCTGACGGCCCGGCTGGCCGAGGTATCCACATAAAACGTCCATTGTGCAATTGTGATATTCCCGGCAGCATCTTTTGCAGTGACTTCCAAGGTATGTGCTCCATCCATTAAACCTGAAGCCTGACAAGTGAAAGATGCGTCCTTATAACTGTCAACAACCCACCATTCGCTACAGCTATCTGATTCCCAGTGCCCCGGATACTCAAAGGCTGCTGTAACTATGACCCCATCAATTTTAACGATACTGTAGTTTACTATGTTATTGAAAATGGTCTTCGCTGTAACAACCAGGTTAGGTGACGCTGTTGTGAAAGTTGTTCCTGAACCCGCAAACGTCAATTCCGGCCCCGAAGTTTCAATAGTATAGCTCCAACTGGAACTCCCCGTAATGCCGCTGCCGGTCCCCTTTGCGGAAACCCAGACGGTATGAGAACCATCAGCCAAAGGCGCTCCCGGCTGATAACTGATGGTTTTTGCGGTACTATCATATGAATGTGCTGCTATCATACCATCCACTTTTAATACAATAGATGATGGGTCAATAGGGTCATTGTCGGTAACCCGGACAGAAACCGCATTATTAATATTTGTTACTCCGGTTGGGTACTTATTGTCAAAGGCGGGTGGTTCGGCCACGTTAAATGTCCAGGACCGGGTTGCAGTATTGCC
This DNA window, taken from Phosphitispora fastidiosa, encodes the following:
- a CDS encoding response regulator; the encoded protein is MQKVQNTKNAKVLVVDDDRFMLRVIEDCLHKEGFSVDSATDFNSAMDKIYQSTPDIILLDVVLPKLNGYEICRLLRNDTRTSHVPIIMLTSKVQVEDKVAGLEAGADDYITKPFDTLELVARVRTHLRRAKQEKSFNPLTGLPGNILIEEEIKQRLADGSVFAVLYLDLDNFKAYNDVYGFLKGDEVIKFVAHLLNKNVKEHGNLGDFVGHIGGDDFISITSIDRVDIICKSIISQFDSTISLFYSSEDRRRGYIITRDRTNQETEFPLMTISIAIVSNENRFIDSHWQVAEIAAEMKKYAKSKLGSVYVKDRRNR
- a CDS encoding DUF456 domain-containing protein, with translation MLNAAFWIALLVMVLGTAGTLLPVVPGTPLIFLSALGYAYYEGFNQITPLILGILFSLMVITLLIDYFAGVLGAKKYGATKYGTWGSFIGGILGVIIFSIPGLLLGPFVGAVTGELLGGRQAEEAVKVGLGSFVGLAGGALFKVIFAVAMIMIFISGVF
- a CDS encoding hydrogenase iron-sulfur subunit; translated protein: MNTGNPLVLLLICNNCKGMSERLLPEMQLRFSENVRLMAVSCPSELDPFVFIKLLRKSCDGLVVACPKDACCCPGNKAIMKRRQILKDILPIFGLHKEQLKIASVSPYGGEQLIQIVEHMIEFLKTEYQNGAECNFVGTEGAHPSILRWVN
- the lexA gene encoding transcriptional repressor LexA, encoding MYSDISERQISILNFIKKELQKRGYPPSVREIGVAVGLSSSSTVHGHLAQLEKKGYIRRDPTKPRAIEVIEGEGNFVRKEIVNVPIVGRVTAGEPILAVENIEDTFPLPIEFVNNDNVFILSVRGESMINAGILDGDYVVVRQQSVARNGEIVVALLEDEATVKTFYKEKDYIRLQPENPYMDPIYATDVKILGKVTGVFRRIQ
- the yneA gene encoding cell division suppressor protein YneA, coding for MNTFNTKNRVCKDKRRKIKFNPFKFTKMLCLTLVLLAAMSLFFRSTASGYTGAEYREVVVHNGDTLWEISKQYCVNENIQKVVYEIKRINNMKHSDIYPGQKIKIPLNF
- a CDS encoding helix-turn-helix domain-containing protein, yielding MNKIKLVIVGADSEGTSLYYCFRDNPKVEITGIVDLELDSNVFSREIENEVAILKSIEQLSDYQEINLIVNTVRNPSISEKINEIKNSNTLVIESSSLELLVNLADCKEKAEAELFSLLNSAQDAIIIVDRHGFVKFINKTFEKYLGLRAKEFLNHNIFEKYPGSPFDHCAKCGQQIVGQRYSFGDDTKEFSYTVTPINVRESLTGVIGVFRLSPDIFRLMEELQRSTSIIEGLYDRLGQINGLDELNISDVMAIDKMERIMLRHALTRFGYSVEGKKKAAKALNISLATLYNKLKKYQIS
- a CDS encoding type IA DNA topoisomerase, whose product is MTKLVITEKPSVAKDIASVLGRFVSKSGYLENKDYHITWAVGHLVELATPDEYVGAGRWKLTNLPVIPDTFKLNISPKTASQFTVINNLIKKNSYEFVICGTDAGREGELIFRYIYQMTGCTLPVKRLWISSMAGPDIQKGFDTLLDGTAKDNLAQAAYCRAEADWLVGMNGTRAMSVKHGVTLSVGRVQTPTLAMIVNREEQIRNFIPTPYWEVHAVFENPDGHYTGKYINDNNTKIDTESAAKEVSDNVTGKVGIIGSVVNKKTEEAPPKLYNLTDLQRECNKKYALSAAKTLEIVQKLYEEFKFITYPRTDSNHLAAAQIPTFPVILKNLQSIQELAKFIAPLLALPKLPVNKKFVDDAKLTDHHAIIPTEVKPDLKRLNTDQRNVYMLIAKRFTAVFYSPCKAENTTIITKVEKYKFKTTGKVIIKPGWTAIYTAEPKVKDEDTDKEDEEAQTLPAVKKGDCFNVAKAVVLSKKTKKPSQFTEASLLGAMETAGKLIEDEELRTKMKSISLGTPATRASIIETLISREYIVRKGKILIPSEKGIRLIKLIPEAELTQPELTANWEKRLADIEKGLDTRQEFMNDIKKFTAALVSNVKMQNTNQNTNQKTMKRPVVGICPKCGGQVIRGNNAWGCLNIRSGNCDFKIAFKINNIVLSDAHARQLLSPEKKTEIIRGFYDEDKKTYFDGRCTLDAGNPEKILIEIDKSNKMTLQ
- a CDS encoding ABC-F family ATP-binding cassette domain-containing protein, giving the protein MISTSGVSLTYGKRTLFEDVNIKFVPGNCYGLIGANGAGKSTFLQILAGEIEPTKGEVIITPGERLAILKQDHFEFDEFEVLKTVIMGHRRLYEIMDAKDAIYAKTDFSDADGMEAAELEAEFAELNGWEAESEAAALLTGLGVPVELHGKKMKNIEGMIKVRVLLAQALFGNPDILLLDEPTNHLDPQSITWLDHFIYNYKNTVIVISHDRHFLNKVCTHIADIDYGKVQLYVGNYDFWYESSQLAVKLLKEANKKTEEKTQELKKFIQRFSSNASKAKQATARKKQLEKLTLEDIKPSSRKYPFIDFKPEREAGNNLLSVEELNKSVDGEKVLDNLTFTVYPGDKIALVGPNELAKTTLLQVLIGEIEADSGEYKWGVTTSQAYFPKDNNSHFDVDLNLVDWLRQYSSDQDESFIRGFLGRMFFSGEEALKKASVISGGEKVRCMLSRMMLSGANVLLLDEPTNHLDLESITALNNGLINFKGTVLFVSHDHQFVQTIANRIIEITPKGLIDKQMTYDEYMEDEAIARLRDDMYSEDNLLTMAN